The genomic stretch TTGCTCTGGGAAGCACGAGAGGTTCCATATTATTTCTCTTGTGCTTTCTCACTTACCCTTTTTCGATTTGGAAGTTTTTCGAAGCGGAAAGGTTGAAACTTTGGGAATCTCTCGCTGTTTCTGCTTAGCTTTTTTCGTGGATTCTGCTTCTGGACATAGCGTTAAAGTTACGGTTTCTGTGAATTCTTCTTCAAACTCATGGCAGCATGGTCTTCTAGAAAGTTACTGAGAGAGATTTTGCTCAGAAGGGTTGCTTCGAATCCTCCACTTCCTCGTTTCAGATGCTTCTCTACTTCCGCACCGGAAAGTGCTCCTAAGATTAGTCACCATTCCAAGAAAGTATGCATTTGCTTCCTTCTTGTATGCGCACGTGTGCATATATGTTCGGTTACGTTGTCTTTGCATAAGTGCATTGTCTTGTTGCTATGCTGCCTTGCATTTTCATCGTAAAGAATAACTTATGCGATAGAAATTATGTTGGAAGGTGCCTGATTCGCTTTCCATGCTGCAATAAGCAGTGTGCATGTTGTTGGGGGTGAGCTCACATGTTAGTAAATTAGTGCAAAAATATTTGTGGGGAAAACGAGCAATTTGTTTATTTTGTGATTGAGTTCGTagtaacatatattttattattattattatttgtatcAGCATTTAATTATACATTATACTATGTTGACATATGAGGTCATTTACTTACAGTGATTACTTTGAATAACAGGGAAGGTTGTTGACAGGTGCCACCATAGGCATAGTTATAGCTGGTGGAGCTTATGTGAGTACTGTGGATGAAGCTACTTTCTGGTACTTCATTTGGGAGTTTGACTGCTGTATGCATTTTATTTTGCATCTTTAATCAGCATCTGGTATTAATATGTTGTATTGCATTTTTTTAAGGAAATAAACTGTCTATGCTTTAAACAATTCTTATCAGCTGGGAATGTGTTCTGCATTCTTTCTTATACGAAGTGTAAAGGCTTTTCTCTAGATATAGGTTTCTGATAATGCACGATTTGGTATTGAATTGTATAATTCCTACATGAACAATGATGATCCAGATTTATCTTCTTTGCAGTGGATGGTTATTCTCAGCAACAAAACTTGTGAATCCTTTTTTTGCTTTGTTGGACGCGGAGTTTGCACACACACTAGCTGTTTCAGCTGCAGCTCGTGGTTGGGTTCCAAGAGAGAAGAGGGTTGACCCTCCAATCATAGGGCTAGAGGTTTGGGGAAGGAAATTCTCCAACCCTGTAGGTCTTGCTGCAGGCTTTGATAAAAATGCTGAGGCTGTGGATGGATTACTTGGTATGGGATTTGGCTTTGTGGAGGTTGGCTCCGTTACTCCTGTCCCACAGGATGGTAATCCGAAGCCTCGAATTTTTAGGTTGCGACAGGAAGGGTAAGAGTtcgtaatttttttttctttcctctgCTGCAGATGAATAAGTTATATAggatttattttttctttgtttaatttttctaGTCTCTTTAGAATGTAGAAGAAATTTGTGGTCGTTCAAGATTTAGAAGTTTTACTTTTCAGATGATGGATTTTTGGATTGTTTGTTAATTATCTATGTTTCTCTAATAATGGTAATTTAAATGTGCAGTGCTATTATAAATAGATGTGGCTTTAATAGTCAAGGAATTGTTGCTGTTGCAAAGCGCCTGGGTGCTCAGCATGGTAAGAGGAAGTTAGATGAAACTTCATCTAGTTCACGTACATCCAATAATGATGTCAAACATGGTGGGAAAGCTGGCCCTGGTATTCTTGGTGTCAATCTTGGAAAGAACAAGACAAGTGAAGATGCTGCAGCAGACTATGTTCAAGGGGTTCATACACTGTCCCAGTATGCTGATTACTTGGTAAGcattctttttcttatatgcctaaagaaaagaaagatttAAACCTTAAATGACACGATCCCATCTCCATTCGATTGAGTGCTGATTATATGTATACATACACTTCTTTAATTCCTAAAATATATACTTGGTAACTTAGTTTGTGCAGTTTGATAAGTGCAGTCTATGTAATTAGAAGTTTAGTTAGTATCTATTCTTGTTTGTTGGGTTGACATGAATCTgcgcaattttactttttttttttaatcttatttataaaaataaaattattgctATCCTGCACTTTGCATATTGTGATCATGTCTGAAGTGTGGGCACACACCTACTAACTATAGAGTTACAATAAACTTTGATAGTGTCTGGTGCAACATGACAATAGCTTCATGTGTCCAGAGAAAGCCTTATGAGCTTTGGTTAATATCTCTCACACTTTGAAATTCCCATGCATTCAAATATTCAATTTGACTGCCTGGACCATAAGATTATGTTTTTGAGCTTCTCTTTGATGCTATACACATGGTTGTTTCAAGCATGTTTTCATCTTAATAACTTCTTATAAAGGATGAATATTTATCAATTCAACCATTGAATTATCACTATATATTGGAGATCAATAAAAGTATGATCAAATTATTCTCTTTACACACATCAATAAAGATATAATGCATAAATGGGTCGCTGGAAAAAAAAATTCGATAGCAAGTTATTTAGTGGTTTAACATT from Arachis stenosperma cultivar V10309 chromosome 9, arast.V10309.gnm1.PFL2, whole genome shotgun sequence encodes the following:
- the LOC130947640 gene encoding dihydroorotate dehydrogenase (quinone), mitochondrial, translated to MAAWSSRKLLREILLRRVASNPPLPRFRCFSTSAPESAPKISHHSKKGRLLTGATIGIVIAGGAYVSTVDEATFCGWLFSATKLVNPFFALLDAEFAHTLAVSAAARGWVPREKRVDPPIIGLEVWGRKFSNPVGLAAGFDKNAEAVDGLLGMGFGFVEVGSVTPVPQDGNPKPRIFRLRQEGAIINRCGFNSQGIVAVAKRLGAQHGKRKLDETSSSSRTSNNDVKHGGKAGPGILGVNLGKNKTSEDAAADYVQGVHTLSQYADYLVINVSSPNTPGLRMLQGRKQLKDLVKKIQAARDEMQWGDEGPPPLLVKIAPDLSKDDLEDIAAVAVALNLDGLIISNTTISRPDTVSSNPLASEAGGLSGKPLFDLSTNILKQMYMLTRGKIPLIGCGGISSGEDAYKKIRSGATLVQLYTAFAYGGPALIPQIKAELAECLERDGFKSILEAVGADCR